CGTGTCGAACGCATCACGGTTCGCCTCGGCGTTGTCGCCCTCGAGGCCCTCCCAGAAGCGGTCGCGCGAGCGGCGCACGTACCAGTTCGTCAGCACCTCGGCGAAGTCGCGCAGGCGCTGGGTGGCGTTCGAGGCGTCAAGCTCGTCGAGGTCGGCCTGCACGCCGCGCATCGTCTCGCCGAGCTTCGCGAGGATGTACCGGTCGAGCACGTGCTGCGAGTCGGTGCGCCACTGCGCCTCGTACCCGGGCGCATCCGGCCCGTTCGCGGTGTTCGCGTAGGTCGTGAAGAAGTAGTACGTCGACCACAGCGGCAGCAGGAACTGCCGCGTCGACTCGCGGATGCCCTCTTCGCTCACGATGAGGTTGCCGCCGCGCAGCACCGAGCTCGACATGAGGAACCAGCGCATCGCGTCGGAGCCGTCGCGGTCGAACACCTCGTTCACGTCGGGGTAGTTGCGCAGCGATTTCGACATCTTGCGGCCGTCGGAGCCGAGCACGATGCCGTGCGAGATGACGTTCGAGAACGCCGGGCGGTCGAACAGCGCCGTCGAGAGCACGTGCATCATGTAGAACCAGCCGCGCGTCTGCCCGATGTACTCGACGATGAAGTCGGCGGGCGAGTGCGTGTCGAACCACGGCCCGTTCTCGAACGGGTAGTGCACCTGCGCGAACGGCATCGAGCCCGAGTCGAACCACACGTCGAGCACATCGGGGATGCGACGCATCATCGACTTGCCGGTCGGGTCGTCGGGGTTCGGGCGCACGAGCTCGTCGATCGCGGGGCGGTGCAGGTCGGTCGGGCGCACGCCGAAGTCGCGCTCGAGCTCGTCGAGCGAGCCGTAGACGTCGACGCGCGGGTAGTTGTCGTCGTCGCTCTTCCACACCGGGATCGGCGAGCCCCAGTAGCGGTTGCGCGAGATCGACCAGTCGCGGGCGCCCTGGAGCCACTTGCCGAACTGGCCGTGCTTCACGTTCTCGGGCACCCAGGTGATGTCTTCGTTGAGCTCGACCATGCGGTCGCGGAACTCGGTGACCCGCACGAACCAGCTCGAGACCGCCTTGTAGATGAGCGGCTGCTTGCAGCGCCAGCAGTGCGGGTACGAGTGCACGTACGACTTCTGCTGCACGAGGCGGCCAAGTGCCTTGAGCTCCTGCACGAGCGGCTTGTTCGCGTCCTGCCAGTTCAGGCCGGCGACGAGTGGCACGTCGCCGAGGAACTTGCCGCCCGCGTCGAGCGAGAGGATGGTCGGGATGCCCGCGGCGTCGCCCAGCCGCTTGTCGTCCTCACCGTAGGCGGGCGCCTGGTGCACGATGCCGGTACCGTCGCTCGTCGTGACGTAGTCGTCGACGAGGAACTGCCAGGCATTCTCGGTGCCCCACTTCGCGGTGTCGGTGTAGAAATCGAAGAGCGGCTCGTAGGTGACGCCGGCGAGGTCGGCGCCGATCACGCGCGCGGTCGACGCGGCCACCGCATCCTCGGCCTTCTCGTAGCCGAGCTCCTTGAGGTAGGCGGGGATGCGCGCCTCGGCGAGCAGGTAGGTGGCCGAGCCGTCGGCGGTCGGCACCGCGAGGTAGACGATCTCGGGGCCGGCGGCGAGTGACGCGTTCGTCGGCAGGGTCCACGGCGTCGTCGTCCACGCGAGCGCCGCAACGCCCTCGAGTCCGAGCTCGGATGCGCGTGCGCCGGTGAGCGGGAACGACACGGTGACCGTGTTGTCCTGACGATCCTGGTAGACGTCGTCGTCCATGCGCAGCTCGTGGTTCGACAGCGGCGTCTCGTCGTTCCAGCAGTACGGCAGCACGCGGAAGCCCTCGTAGGCGAGGCCCTTGTCGTAGAGCTGCTTGAACGCCCAGATCACCGACTCCATGTAAGTGATGTTCAGCGTCTTGTAGCCGTTGTCGAAGTCGACCCAGCGACCCTGGCGCTCGACGTAGTCCTGCCACTCCTGCGTGTAGCGCAGCACCGATTCACGCGCCTCGCGGTTGAACTCCGCGACGCCCATCTCCTCGATCTCGTCCTTGGTGGTGATGCCGAGCTGCTTCATCGCCTCGAGTTCGGCGGGCAGCCCGTGGGTGTCCCAACCGAAGACGCGGTTGACCTGCTTGCCGCGCATCGTGTTGTAGCGCGGGAAGACGTCCTTCGCGTAGCCGGTAAGCAGGTGGCCGTAGTGCGGCAGGCCGTTCGCGAACGGCGGGCCGTCGTAGAACACCCATTCCTCGGCGCCCTCGCGCTGGTCAATCGACGCCTGGAAGGTGCCGTCGCTGCCCCAGAACTTGAGCACCTGCTGCTCGAGGTTCGGGAAGGAGGGCGAAGCGGGCACGTCGGCGCCGAACGCCGAGGCGGAGGACTTGGGATACGTCGCGCTCATGTGGGTGGTCTCCTGCAGATGACTGGTTTGTCAGGCCCAGGGGCGCTTTCGCGCGGTACCACCCCGATTGCAGCGTGCGCTGCCACTTCGTTACGGCTGTTTCGGGCCTACCCGTTCGGTTCTACTTGGCCGCGGGCGGCCGTTCTTCCGAAGACTCCCCGTTGATGGCGGATCATCGTCACTGGCGCCAAGTCTAGCCGCCGCCGGGCGGCAGCCGCTACCAGTACTCGTCGCCCCAGGCGAACGATTCCTCGGGCAGCCGCTCGGGAATCACGATGGCGTTCGGCGCCTCGGCATCGATCGTGTAGCCGACCTGCCCGAAGCGTTCGACGAGCCAGTCGGGGGCCGTGAGCGCGAGCGGCGTCGTCTCGGGCAGCCCCGCGACGGTGAGCAGGTTGGTGTCGAGTGCGGCGCGCTCGGGCGCGACGCCGTCGAAGTTCACGTCGAGCGAGTCGCCCGAGGCGGTGAGCGAGCCGATCTCGCCGCGGACGCTGAACGTCGCGGTGGGGCCGGCGAGCTCGAGGGTGCCGATGTCGCCCCGTACGTCGGCCCAGCTGGGGCCGGTCACCCGCACGCTCACGCGCTCGGCATCGGTGTCGAGCCAGAGGTTCGCCTCGTTCGACAGCGTCACGTCGATGTCGAGATCGGTCATGCTGCTCGGCAGCCGCAGCACGCCGGTCGCAAGGGCGTACCCTTCGTTCTGCCACGGCAGTGTCTCCTGCTCGAGCGAGGTGATGCGCAGCGTGCCTTCTTCCGAGGTGTCGACCCCGAAGGGGGCCTGCCCGTCGATGCCCGTGCCGTACACCTCGAGCGTCGGCCGCAAGATCTCCCTGTCGCGCTCAACCGAGAGCGTCGACACCGTGCCGAGTTCGAGCACGATGCGCTGGGCTACGGGCAACTCGACGGTGCTCGTGACGTCGAACTCGCGGGCCGCGCCGTAGGCGGTAAGACCCGCGACGGTTGCGCCAACGAGCACGATGGCGATGCCGACGGCGGCGAGGATGCGCGCGGCCCAGCCTGCGCGCGGGTGAACGGCGGGAGTCGTCATGGCTGCCTCGCTTCGACCTCGAGGTAGGTGAGCACGGCCTGCACCCGGCGGTTGCCCGCTCGGTCGGTCGAGAGGTCGAGCTTCTGGAAAATCTGCGCGCTGTATTTCTCGACCGCGCCGTTCGACACGAACAGCTGCGCCGCGATCTCGGCGTTCGAGCGGCCCTGCGCCATGAGCCCGAGCACCTCGCGCTCGCGGGGCGAGAGCGCCGCGAGCCGGTCGTCATTGGTGCGCCGCGCGAGCAGCTGGGCAATCACATCCTCGTCAAGCACGTGCTCGCCAGCATGGATGCGCTCGAGCGCGTCGAGGAACATGTCGATGTCGGCGACGCGATCTTTGAGCAGATAGCCGAGCCCGGCGCCGGGCTGGCGGATGAGCTCGGTCGCGTAGCGCTCCTCGACGTACTGCGAGAGCACGAGCACCGGGAAGCAGGGGCGCTCGCGCCGCAGTTCGAGCGCGGCGAGCACGCCCTCGTTCGTGAACGTCGGCGGCATGCGCACGTCGAGCACCGCAATGTCGGCGTCGGCCGCCGCCGCGGTGAGCCCGCGCGCATCCGACAGCGTCGCGACCACCTCGTGGCCGGCCTCGCGCAGCAGCCGCACGAGGCCCTCCCGCAGCAGCGCGTGATCTTCGCACACTACGACGCGCATGGCACCATCACCTCGATCTCGGTCGGGCCGCCCGCGGGGCTCGAAAACACCATCGAACCGCCGGCGGCCGCGACGCGTTCGCGCACGCCCTGCAGGCCGCCGCCCGGCGTGAGCAGCGCCCCGCCGCGCCCGTTGTCACGAATGTCGGCGCGCAGCCCGTGCTCGCTGCGCCAGATGCGCACGTCGATGTTCGTCGCGCCCGAATGCTTCATCGCGTTCGTCACCGATTCGGCGACGGCAAAGTAGACGACGAGCTCGGTCGTCACGTCGACGCGTTCGGTCACCTCGTTGACGAGCCGCACGGGCACCGCGCTCGACGAGACGAGCGCCGAGAGCGCGGCGTCGAGACCACGGTCGCTCAGGATCGCGGGGCGCATGCCCCGCACGAGCGCGCGGAGGTCGCCGATGCTCAGCTTCGTGGTGCGGATCGCCTCGTCGATGAGCTCCTCGGCGCCCTGCGCATCGCTCGCGAGCTTGCGCTTCGCGAGCGCGAGCGTCATCGCGACCGAGACGAGCTGCGGCTGCACGCCGTCGTGGAGGTCGCGCTCGAGGCGGCCCTGCTCGATGTCGGCCGCCGAAATCGCGTGCCGGCGGCGGTCACGCTCGGCGCGGGCGGCCTCGCGCAGCTCG
The Gulosibacter sediminis genome window above contains:
- the ileS gene encoding isoleucine--tRNA ligase, with the protein product MSATYPKSSASAFGADVPASPSFPNLEQQVLKFWGSDGTFQASIDQREGAEEWVFYDGPPFANGLPHYGHLLTGYAKDVFPRYNTMRGKQVNRVFGWDTHGLPAELEAMKQLGITTKDEIEEMGVAEFNREARESVLRYTQEWQDYVERQGRWVDFDNGYKTLNITYMESVIWAFKQLYDKGLAYEGFRVLPYCWNDETPLSNHELRMDDDVYQDRQDNTVTVSFPLTGARASELGLEGVAALAWTTTPWTLPTNASLAAGPEIVYLAVPTADGSATYLLAEARIPAYLKELGYEKAEDAVAASTARVIGADLAGVTYEPLFDFYTDTAKWGTENAWQFLVDDYVTTSDGTGIVHQAPAYGEDDKRLGDAAGIPTILSLDAGGKFLGDVPLVAGLNWQDANKPLVQELKALGRLVQQKSYVHSYPHCWRCKQPLIYKAVSSWFVRVTEFRDRMVELNEDITWVPENVKHGQFGKWLQGARDWSISRNRYWGSPIPVWKSDDDNYPRVDVYGSLDELERDFGVRPTDLHRPAIDELVRPNPDDPTGKSMMRRIPDVLDVWFDSGSMPFAQVHYPFENGPWFDTHSPADFIVEYIGQTRGWFYMMHVLSTALFDRPAFSNVISHGIVLGSDGRKMSKSLRNYPDVNEVFDRDGSDAMRWFLMSSSVLRGGNLIVSEEGIRESTRQFLLPLWSTYYFFTTYANTANGPDAPGYEAQWRTDSQHVLDRYILAKLGETMRGVQADLDELDASNATQRLRDFAEVLTNWYVRRSRDRFWEGLEGDNAEANRDAFDTLYTVLETLCRVAAPLAPFVTETIWQGLTGGRSVHLEDWPDAEAFPADVELVSSMDAVREIVSAGQALRKQHQLRVRLPLHRLTVLTERAGELEGFASIVADELNVREVLLQPRTDEAAAAYGVSRVLRVNARAAGPRIGKLVQQAIKGSKSGDWQQDDGGNVVAGGIALEPNEYEVDLQVADSQGTDVLGLLPNGGILVLDAEVTGELAAEGTARDAVRAVQDARKAAGLEVSDRIRLRLRADDASVASLEANRDLLAGETLATSLEITGGAAPDPARASVAHSYGALEIELEKA
- a CDS encoding LuxR C-terminal-related transcriptional regulator, which produces MRVVVCEDHALLREGLVRLLREAGHEVVATLSDARGLTAAAADADIAVLDVRMPPTFTNEGVLAALELRRERPCFPVLVLSQYVEERYATELIRQPGAGLGYLLKDRVADIDMFLDALERIHAGEHVLDEDVIAQLLARRTNDDRLAALSPREREVLGLMAQGRSNAEIAAQLFVSNGAVEKYSAQIFQKLDLSTDRAGNRRVQAVLTYLEVEARQP
- a CDS encoding histidine kinase, which codes for MKITPARLLLSAGHLVLEATVVLGVLFAALVLAQSIGWAIGTTFAYVAATLVLLAVIAVASPWVIAGAARVQERFGRETYGLAVPEHPVRRGGGGSEFSVSASSLAQFADPRNWWGFANAVVAVLTGTAVLVLAIAVGIGVGYLVRALAQPSGFVAVFTVPVDRGTVIGIAIGAIVVGLALIVGILALFALLTRAMLVPSKEAELREAARAERDRRRHAISAADIEQGRLERDLHDGVQPQLVSVAMTLALAKRKLASDAQGAEELIDEAIRTTKLSIGDLRALVRGMRPAILSDRGLDAALSALVSSSAVPVRLVNEVTERVDVTTELVVYFAVAESVTNAMKHSGATNIDVRIWRSEHGLRADIRDNGRGGALLTPGGGLQGVRERVAAAGGSMVFSSPAGGPTEIEVMVPCAS